From Gossypium raimondii isolate GPD5lz chromosome 11, ASM2569854v1, whole genome shotgun sequence:
TTATAGATCCATGCTTCAAATGATGATTGTTACTTAAACATAATTCAgcaaattatattcaatattatAAAAGCCAAAGCCAGAAATTGTCTCGCTAACATGTAGCTGATTTAAATAGAGAACATGTGCTAGTTTTAACAAAGCCAGAGCAACAACTTCCTTTCAAGATTCAGAAATGTTGTCTTTCAAGTTAAAATCAATCCCAACTTACTGGTATATCTTGATCTGTTCTGTGTGATAAAAAGGCCTTGTGAGCTTTGGGACTAAATTTGGCTGCTTCACGAAATACAAGGCCTTGTAGTTCCCCTAAATTCCGCTCCCTTAGGTCTGGATCTGTTATAACCTGGTTTGCATCcaatgaaaaagattaaaaaaaatctcgACATAGAATGCCAAACTCTTCCAAGCTATAGGCAACTTCTATTTCATGAAAAACTTGAAACACAGAATTCTAAACCACTGCCTTTACAACagtaaaacatatattttaacatatctAACTCCAATAGTCATTGCTTTGAGATTCATACCTCTAACCCACCACACTTAGCTGCAATTGTCTCAGCTGTCACAAGGGCTCGCTTTAAATCAGATGAATATACAGCGGATATCTTAGGCTCTTTTGATAAACGATCAGCCACCTACAAGTGAAAGGCAGAGGACAAAGAATGAGCTTACAGCATCAACATCAGTGAATATATGTCATGTGAGCAAAAAGATATATTGTAAGTAACATACTAAAGCTGCTTGCTGTTTCCCAGCTTCATTTAATTCCACATCCAGGTGCCCCTATCACAAgataaattaaactaatcagagTAGAAATATACACTGATACATCAGACAGGGCATCCATTCAAAAAGCGGAAGGATCAACATGTATAAGAGGTAAACTAAAACGATTCAGCAACCTGATTATGTTCAGCATCTTGCATTCTATCATACGAATTTCATTATACAGATACCGATAATAAACAATCTGTGTTTTTTAAGTGCTAGATATCTTATACACTTCGTCTATCCATATAAGATATAACCGGGGTAAGCTCCTATGAAGCAgctaaatacctttaattttctttcctgCTTGATCAAATGCTGAAATCCCCAAATTGTAGTACCACATAAAATGTGTAACATTTACTTCATATTCAGAATCTCAAAACAAAGTACCATTAATCAATTATGAATCGAACTTGCAAAACATGGTTAAAATAAGTACATCAATTGGCTTTTATGTCTAATCCCAAATtccaaaatataacaaaaacgaataaatatatttctaaacaaattttaatctttttggaGAAATCGAAACCTGAATTCTTCCATCAGCATTCCACTCGGTTTCTCCATGTCGCACCACCACAATCTCAGCATAAGATCCATCCATGCAGCTGTAAAtgtaatttaacataaatttattaaacccCCAAAAAGGAAGAGCTTCGCTTCTTTAGATCCCAATTTGAGAAGGATGAGTGAATTTACCTGGAGCTGGAGAAAGACATTGAAAGCGAGTGGGGCGGGTTGAGAAGGCGAGTTAAGGCAAAGCTTTGTTTGAGTAAGAGAGTTTTTATAGTTGCAGGAAATTTCACGCAAACTGCAATCTTAACTGACCTTGTCGAGAAACGTGGAGAATGAAGGCAACCAGGTGAAGCCCACTGGGTGCGCACTGCGCTCATCTTTCAAATCCCATTCTTTTGGGTTTTGCTACGAATGATATGACATCATTTTAAAGTTGATATAAACTCCGTACTTGTTGGTAAAAATAGATGAGAATTCAAAACGAAAATTCTTTACGGGGGCAAAAAGCCAAGAGAAAAGTCATGAGGatttttaattaaggtttagagTTGAGGTTACAATGTTGGGTAAGATTTAGGATTTTATATTTagggtgcgtttggttcgctgtattggattagaggtgtattggattagaggtgtaatagctaatccactgtttggttgaatgtaattaaATAGGCGTAATAagaatcttgtgtttggttgaatggaatagaggtgtaatagataatggaaaaaactaaaatgactagaatacccttagcataaatttgttttggtaaatgattattgttattgttatttaaattttaataagattattattatcaataataaataatttaatcatatttaaacataattattattaaatatattttaattaaaatatataattaaaaaattcttaataattaatattctttatattaatttttgaaatcataatatatgatcttgtaaaatataaattaacataattattattaaataaattttaattaaactatataatttaataaaattcttaataattaatattctttatattaatttactcaaatcataatatatgatatctgtaaaatataaattaacataatttattattaaataaattttaattaaactatataatttaaaaaattcttaataattaatattctttatattaatttactcacatcataatatatgatattgtaaaatataaattaacataattattattaaataaattttaattaaactatataatttaaaaattcttaataattaatattctttatattaatttatgaaatcataatatatgatcttgtaaaatataaattaacataatatatgattaaatatattttaattgaacaatataatttaataaaattcttaataattaatattcttatattaatttactcaaatcataatattcttaataattaatattcttatattaacTTATACTAAGAAAAGTTAGATGAAAATTTGCATTGTACATCACAATCCATATGTTCAAAAGTTatacaacatcaaaagtt
This genomic window contains:
- the LOC105803890 gene encoding phosphoglycerate mutase-like protein 4 isoform X1, which translates into the protein MSAVRTQWASPGCLHSPRFSTRSVKIAVCVKFPATIKTLLLKQSFALTRLLNPPHSLSMSFSSSSCMDGSYAEIVVVRHGETEWNADGRIQHLIKQERKLKGHLDVELNEAGKQQAALVADRLSKEPKISAVYSSDLKRALVTAETIAAKCGGLEVITDPDLRERNLGELQGLVFREAAKFSPKAHKAFLSHRTDQDIPGGGESLGHLFQRCTSSLQRIGNKHKGERVVVVSHGGVIRSLYKRACPNGKSGGKVLNTSVNIFHLCDEEWTIKSWGDVSHLQQTGYLESGFGGDKTSG
- the LOC105803890 gene encoding phosphoglycerate mutase-like protein 4 isoform X2; this translates as MSAVRTQWASPGCLHSPRFSTRSVKIAVCVKFPATIKTLLLKQSFALTRLLNPPHSLSMSFSSSSCMDGSYAEIVVVRHGETEWNADGRIQGHLDVELNEAGKQQAALVADRLSKEPKISAVYSSDLKRALVTAETIAAKCGGLEVITDPDLRERNLGELQGLVFREAAKFSPKAHKAFLSHRTDQDIPGGGESLGHLFQRCTSSLQRIGNKHKGERVVVVSHGGVIRSLYKRACPNGKSGGKVLNTSVNIFHLCDEEWTIKSWGDVSHLQQTGYLESGFGGDKTSG